From one Eucalyptus grandis isolate ANBG69807.140 chromosome 9, ASM1654582v1, whole genome shotgun sequence genomic stretch:
- the LOC104418080 gene encoding farnesylcysteine lyase-like, which yields MVACIAALFVLLFWLPTFTSSSSSSSLSVCIVGSGIGGSSVAHFLREYASPSASISIRVFERRGVVGGRMARVAVGGESFEAGGAILHPKNYHALNYTRLIGLKIRWPNATSASDGRDDDGDFGIWDGKSFVFKTWRVSSKLPVVDKIVSFANKGLLFWRYGFSLIRMDNFVQRTVNNFLKYYESTDSRPVFETVDEMLKWAGLYDLTGHNLEEELISIGLSPLLIRELITIITRINYGQSVSISGLAGAVSLAGSGGDLWSVEGGNWQMAAGLINRSNVDLHLHEAVQSISNHGNYYELNSSEGNSYKCEVAVVAIPLDEVDICFDPPLSIPPRKLQHTHATFVRGLLDPAYFGLSSVEEIPELVSTIEDPGIPFLSISVLKRHDEKEVTYKVFSHEAMVDTLLDQIFSVRKDTIRIDWGAYPRYKAPEVFAPFILDGQHLYYVNAFENAASTMETSAVAAENVARLILSRHFSHVPLKRSGSESSTVDAGLHLEL from the exons ATGGTCGCCTGCATCGCCGCACTCTTCGTCCTGCTCTTTTGGCTCCCAACCTTcacgtcgtcgtcgtcgtcgtcttctctCTCGGTCTGCATCGTCGGGAGCGGGATCGGCGGCTCCTCGGTGGCCCACTTCCTCCGGGAGTATGCCTCCCCGTCCGCCTCCATCTCCATCCGTGTCTTCGAGCGGCGCGGTGTCGTCGGGGGTCGCATGGCGAGGGTCGCCGTCGGCGGCGAGAGCTTCGAGGCCGGCGGGGCGATCCTCCACCCCAAGAACTACCACGCCCTGAATTACACCAGACTGATCGGCTTGAAGATCAGGTGGCCGAATGCCACGTCGGCAAGCGACGGCCGCGACGATGATGGTGATTTTGGGATTTGGGATGGGAAGAGCTTCGTCTTCAAGACGTGGAGGGTCAGCTCCAAGCTCCCGGTCGTTGACAAGATCGTGTCGTTCGCCAACAAGGGGCTCTTGTTCTGGCGCTATGGGTTTTCTCTCATTCGCATGGACAACTTCGTTCAG AGGACTGTGAATAACTTCCTGAAGTACTATGAAAGCACCGACTCGAGACCCGTCTTTGAGACGGTGGACGAGATGCTCAAATGGGCAGGGCTCTACGATCTCACTGGGCATAATTTAGAGGAGGAATTGATCAGTATTGGGCTGTCTCCCTTGCTGATAAGGGAACTCATCACT ATCATCACAAGGATTAATTACGGTCAAAGCGTAAGCATCAGCGGACTTGCTGGTGCTGTTTCCTTGGCTGGATCAGGGGGTGACTTATGGTCTGTCGAAGGAGGAAATTGGCAGATGGCTGCTGGTTTAATCAACCGTTCTAATGTTGATCTGCACCTTCACGAGGCTGTACAGTCTATTTCTAATCATGGAAACTATTATGAGCTCAATTCCTCCGAAGGTAACAGCTATAAGTGCGAGGTTGCTGTGGTTGCCATACCATTGGATGAGGTCGACATTTGCTTCGACCCTCCTCTTTCAATACCTCCAAGGAAGCTACAGCACACTCATGCGACTTTCGTGAGGGGTCTTTTGGATCCT GCATACTTTGGGCTAAGCTCTGTGGAAGAAATTCCAGAACTGGTCAGTACAATCGAGGATCCTGGCATTCCATTCTTGAGCATTTCAGTTCTCAAGCGACACGATGAAAAAGAGGTGACTTACAAGGTTTTCTCGCACGAAGCCATGGTAGATACGTTGCTGGATCAGATATTCAG TGTTCGGAAGGACACGATCCGCATCGACTGGGGCGCTTACCCCCGTTACAAGGCTCCTGAAGTGTTTGCCCCATTCATTCTGGACGGGCAGCATCTGTACTACGTCAATGCCTTTGAGAACGCCGCGAGCACGATGGAGACGAGCGCCGTTGCAGCCGAGAACGTCGCGCGCCTGATCCTGTCGAGACATTTCAGCCATGTGCCCTTGAAGCGTTCGGGCTCGGAGAGCTCTACGGTCGACGCGGGTTTGCATTTGGAGCTATGA
- the LOC104418075 gene encoding NAD-dependent protein deacylase SRT2 isoform X1 → MRSISLSLSKIPTLLGRPPLSISAMAITLFRSRPHSSFLHTITGLRQMLGGKIAEALFDYNKVSNLCVRAGRVIFARSVRINARISVPGVSSGNPEKVPPKFLRDKKMVPDPDPPSLKDTDSLHQFFESSTKLVVLTGAGMSTECGIPDYRSPNGAYSTGFRPTTHQEFVRSKRARRRYWARSYAGWRKFTTAQPSAAHYALASLEKAGRIDFMITQNVDRLHHRAGSNPLEIHGTVYTVICIDCGFSFCRNLFQEELKALNPKWAAAIESLDHGNPGSDKSFGMKQRPDGDIEIDEKFWEEDFTIPTCQKCSGVLKPDVVFFGDNVPKDWADRAMEAARECDAFLVLGSSLMTMSAYRLIKAAHESGAATAIVNVGVTRADDLVPLKINARLGEILPRVLHTGSLSIPAVR, encoded by the exons ATGcgctcaatctctctctctctctcaaaaattcCGACACTTCTTGGCAGGCCACCTCTGTCAATCTCTGCAATGGCGATCACCCTCTTCCGTTCACGTCCTCATTCCTCCTTCCTTCat ACTATTACGGGCTTGAGGCAAATGCTGGGAGGTAAAATTGCCG AGGCTCTGTTTGATTATAATAAGGTTTCCAACCTTTGTGTGAGAGCTGGGAGAGTCATTTTCGCGAGGTCGGTTCGCATAAATGCCCGCATATCGGTCCCCGGGGTTTCTTCAGGGAATCCAGAGAAAGTACCTCCCAAATTCTTGAGGGACAAGAAGATGGTGCCTGATCCAGATCCTCCAAGCCTTAAGGATACTGATTCTTTGCATCAGTTTTTTGAATCAAG TACGAAGCTTGTGGTTCTGACTGGAGCTGGAATGAGCACGGAGTGTGGTATTCCTGATTATAGAAG TCCAAATGGGGCTTATAGCACAGGTTTCAGGCCAACTACCCATCAG GAGTTTGTTCGTTCTAAACGGGCCCGTAGGCGATATTGGGCAAGGAGCTATGCTGGATGGAGAAAGTTTACCACAGCACAGCCTAGTGCGGCTCATTATGCCCTTGCGTCGCTAGAAAAGGCTGGTCGAATAGATTTTATGATTACCCAAAATGTTGACAG ATTGCACCATCGTGCTGGTAGCAATCCACTGGAAATACATGGGACCGTTTATACTGTAATTTGTATAGATtgtggattttctttttgccgGAATTTGTTCCAAGAAGAGCTGAAGGCTCTCAACCCAAAG TGGGCAGCTGCAATAGAAAGTTTGGATCATGGAAACCCTGGTTCAGACAAGAGCTTTGGTATGAAGCAGAGGCCTGATGGTGACATTGAGATAGATGAGAAATTCTGGGAGGAGGATTTTACAATCCCTACTTGCCAAAAATGCAGTGGGGTCCTTAAACCAGAT GTTGTATTTTTTGGTGATAACGTGCCAAAAGATTGGGCTGACAGAGCCATGGAAGCTGCTAGAGAGTGTGATGCTTTTCTGGTCTTAGGATCATCTTTGATGACAATGTCTGCTTACCGCCTTATTAA AGCCGCTCATGAGTCTGGAGCTGCCACTGCAATTGTTAATGTAGGTGTGACACGGGCAGATGATTTGGTTCCTTTGAAAATAAACGCTCGATTGGGAGAG ATACTCCCCAGAGTGCTTCATACAGGATCTCTCAGCATCCCTGCTGTTCGATGA
- the LOC104418079 gene encoding RNA polymerase II transcriptional coactivator KIWI produces the protein MSQKGKRKDDATASDGGGDSDGGQAPPRKAPRQDSDDSDDIVVCELSKNRRLTVRSWHGSVVVDIREFYVKDGKSLPGKKGISLPIDQWNKLVKHMPEINEAFGDA, from the exons ATGTCGcagaaagggaagagaaaggACGACGCTACCGCctccgacggcggcggcgactccGACGGCGGCCAGGCCCCTCCCCGGAAGGCTCCCCGGCAGGATTCCGACGACTCCGACGACATCGTCGTTTGCGAG CTGTCGAAGAACAGGAGGCTCACCGTCAGGAGCTGGCACGGCTCGGTCGTGGTCGACATCCGCGAGTTCTACGTCAAGGACGGCAAGAGTCTTCCGGGCAAAAAAG GTATTTCTCTCCCCATAGATCAG TGGAATAAACTTGTGAAGCACATGCCTGAAATTAACGAGGCATTCGGGGACGCATAG
- the LOC104418075 gene encoding NAD-dependent protein deacylase SRT2 isoform X3 has product MVPDPDPPSLKDTDSLHQFFESSTKLVVLTGAGMSTECGIPDYRSPNGAYSTGFRPTTHQEFVRSKRARRRYWARSYAGWRKFTTAQPSAAHYALASLEKAGRIDFMITQNVDRLHHRAGSNPLEIHGTVYTVICIDCGFSFCRNLFQEELKALNPKWAAAIESLDHGNPGSDKSFGMKQRPDGDIEIDEKFWEEDFTIPTCQKCSGVLKPDVVFFGDNVPKDWADRAMEAARECDAFLVLGSSLMTMSAYRLIKAAHESGAATAIVNVGVTRADDLVPLKINARLGEILPRVLHTGSLSIPAVR; this is encoded by the exons ATGGTGCCTGATCCAGATCCTCCAAGCCTTAAGGATACTGATTCTTTGCATCAGTTTTTTGAATCAAG TACGAAGCTTGTGGTTCTGACTGGAGCTGGAATGAGCACGGAGTGTGGTATTCCTGATTATAGAAG TCCAAATGGGGCTTATAGCACAGGTTTCAGGCCAACTACCCATCAG GAGTTTGTTCGTTCTAAACGGGCCCGTAGGCGATATTGGGCAAGGAGCTATGCTGGATGGAGAAAGTTTACCACAGCACAGCCTAGTGCGGCTCATTATGCCCTTGCGTCGCTAGAAAAGGCTGGTCGAATAGATTTTATGATTACCCAAAATGTTGACAG ATTGCACCATCGTGCTGGTAGCAATCCACTGGAAATACATGGGACCGTTTATACTGTAATTTGTATAGATtgtggattttctttttgccgGAATTTGTTCCAAGAAGAGCTGAAGGCTCTCAACCCAAAG TGGGCAGCTGCAATAGAAAGTTTGGATCATGGAAACCCTGGTTCAGACAAGAGCTTTGGTATGAAGCAGAGGCCTGATGGTGACATTGAGATAGATGAGAAATTCTGGGAGGAGGATTTTACAATCCCTACTTGCCAAAAATGCAGTGGGGTCCTTAAACCAGAT GTTGTATTTTTTGGTGATAACGTGCCAAAAGATTGGGCTGACAGAGCCATGGAAGCTGCTAGAGAGTGTGATGCTTTTCTGGTCTTAGGATCATCTTTGATGACAATGTCTGCTTACCGCCTTATTAA AGCCGCTCATGAGTCTGGAGCTGCCACTGCAATTGTTAATGTAGGTGTGACACGGGCAGATGATTTGGTTCCTTTGAAAATAAACGCTCGATTGGGAGAG ATACTCCCCAGAGTGCTTCATACAGGATCTCTCAGCATCCCTGCTGTTCGATGA
- the LOC104418075 gene encoding NAD-dependent protein deacylase SRT2 isoform X2: MRSISLSLSKIPTLLGRPPLSISAMAITLFRSRPHSSFLHTITGLRQMLGEALFDYNKVSNLCVRAGRVIFARSVRINARISVPGVSSGNPEKVPPKFLRDKKMVPDPDPPSLKDTDSLHQFFESSTKLVVLTGAGMSTECGIPDYRSPNGAYSTGFRPTTHQEFVRSKRARRRYWARSYAGWRKFTTAQPSAAHYALASLEKAGRIDFMITQNVDRLHHRAGSNPLEIHGTVYTVICIDCGFSFCRNLFQEELKALNPKWAAAIESLDHGNPGSDKSFGMKQRPDGDIEIDEKFWEEDFTIPTCQKCSGVLKPDVVFFGDNVPKDWADRAMEAARECDAFLVLGSSLMTMSAYRLIKAAHESGAATAIVNVGVTRADDLVPLKINARLGEILPRVLHTGSLSIPAVR, translated from the exons ATGcgctcaatctctctctctctctcaaaaattcCGACACTTCTTGGCAGGCCACCTCTGTCAATCTCTGCAATGGCGATCACCCTCTTCCGTTCACGTCCTCATTCCTCCTTCCTTCat ACTATTACGGGCTTGAGGCAAATGCTGGGAG AGGCTCTGTTTGATTATAATAAGGTTTCCAACCTTTGTGTGAGAGCTGGGAGAGTCATTTTCGCGAGGTCGGTTCGCATAAATGCCCGCATATCGGTCCCCGGGGTTTCTTCAGGGAATCCAGAGAAAGTACCTCCCAAATTCTTGAGGGACAAGAAGATGGTGCCTGATCCAGATCCTCCAAGCCTTAAGGATACTGATTCTTTGCATCAGTTTTTTGAATCAAG TACGAAGCTTGTGGTTCTGACTGGAGCTGGAATGAGCACGGAGTGTGGTATTCCTGATTATAGAAG TCCAAATGGGGCTTATAGCACAGGTTTCAGGCCAACTACCCATCAG GAGTTTGTTCGTTCTAAACGGGCCCGTAGGCGATATTGGGCAAGGAGCTATGCTGGATGGAGAAAGTTTACCACAGCACAGCCTAGTGCGGCTCATTATGCCCTTGCGTCGCTAGAAAAGGCTGGTCGAATAGATTTTATGATTACCCAAAATGTTGACAG ATTGCACCATCGTGCTGGTAGCAATCCACTGGAAATACATGGGACCGTTTATACTGTAATTTGTATAGATtgtggattttctttttgccgGAATTTGTTCCAAGAAGAGCTGAAGGCTCTCAACCCAAAG TGGGCAGCTGCAATAGAAAGTTTGGATCATGGAAACCCTGGTTCAGACAAGAGCTTTGGTATGAAGCAGAGGCCTGATGGTGACATTGAGATAGATGAGAAATTCTGGGAGGAGGATTTTACAATCCCTACTTGCCAAAAATGCAGTGGGGTCCTTAAACCAGAT GTTGTATTTTTTGGTGATAACGTGCCAAAAGATTGGGCTGACAGAGCCATGGAAGCTGCTAGAGAGTGTGATGCTTTTCTGGTCTTAGGATCATCTTTGATGACAATGTCTGCTTACCGCCTTATTAA AGCCGCTCATGAGTCTGGAGCTGCCACTGCAATTGTTAATGTAGGTGTGACACGGGCAGATGATTTGGTTCCTTTGAAAATAAACGCTCGATTGGGAGAG ATACTCCCCAGAGTGCTTCATACAGGATCTCTCAGCATCCCTGCTGTTCGATGA